The proteins below come from a single Anguilla rostrata isolate EN2019 chromosome 3, ASM1855537v3, whole genome shotgun sequence genomic window:
- the LOC135251972 gene encoding immunoglobulin-like domain-containing receptor 2, producing MMWLIALMWLAVSRCGGVEVTVGEERMFAPLFEEVVLRCRYSSRSSQTPVVQWWYKSYCRGRTADAFGFPQSLLFRRAEPAGSSHLDCSDAARTVRIIASIRDSTATLTEHYRDREDISIINEMDLRIGRLQWGDSGVYQCKVVISDDPEGTNEAQVELLVLGKVGALDDFLPGFDLDFMPDWVFVALVILGGCCCLLLVGICWCQCCPHSCCCYLPCCCCRQRCCCPQHLYEAGKVARPEPFFISGVPTMLPIVPPSLFQPQMEKNVTGASSLSELSCFPDTDSSTQSCQLVEKKAAPPASDLWVALSSQEQCSQTPPPQRDQAEEHIRWNPRSEHLQRKALPGSGRGKGRGGRGEGRGGRAGSLDELEEFALSYSQRGRRGEARGRCGIQLELREQREAGGAPHPPKKRHGGAPPPDASRGRGQGDGRGEGDTPSKTSSGKSSDCYLSLSPSNQPKQGVPLQPYCNTRPPQDPTRTPRTPRTPKAHRGEHGSHQKTNTCLKRDSLVV from the exons ATGATGTGGCTCATAGCTTTAATGTGGCTTGCAG tctccaggtgtgggggtgtggaggtGACGGTGGGGGAGGAGCGGATGTTCGCCCCGCTGTTTGAGGAGGTGGTGCTCCGGTGCAGGTACTCCAGCCGCTCGTCCCAGACGccggtggtgcagtggtggtACAAGTCCTACTGCCGCGGCCGCACGGCCGACGCCTTCGGCTTTCCCCAGTCGCTGCTGTTCCGCCGCGCCGAGCcggctggctcctcccacctGGACTGCTCGGACGCCGCCCGCACCGTACGCATCATCGCGTCCATACGGGACTCCACGGCAACGCTCACCGAGCACTACAGAGACCGGGAGGACATCAGCATCATCAacg AGATGGACCTCCGGATTGGGCGGCTGCAGTGGGGGGACAGCGGGGTGTACCAGTGCAAGGTGGTCATCTCAGACGATCCGGAGGGCACGAACGAGGCCCAGGTGGAGCTGCTGGTGCTGG GTAAGGTTGGGGCGCTGGATGACTTCCTGCCTGGGTTTGACTTGGACTTCATGCCGG ACTGGGTGTTTGTGGCCTTGGTTATCCTGGGTGGTTGCTGCTGCCTCCTGCTGGTGGGAATCTGCTGGTGCCAGTGCTGCCCCCACTCCTGCTGCTGTTacctgccctgctgctgctgcagacagCGATGCTGCTGCCCTCAGCACC TGTATGAGGCAGGGAAGGTGGCTAGACCAGAGCCCTTCTTCATTTCTGGGGTCCCCACCATGTTGCCCATcgtgcccccctccctgttccAGCCCCAAATGGAGAAGAATGTTACAGGAG CCAGCAGCCTATCGGAGCTAAGTTGCTTCCCTGACACAGACTCCAGCACTCAGTCCTGTCAGCTGGTCGAGAAGAAAGCAGCCCCTCCTGCCTCTGACCTGTGGGTGGCGCTGTCCTCTCAGGAGCAGTGCTCCCAGACCCCCCCTCCTCAGAGAGACCAAGCAGAGGAGCACATCAG gtgGAATCCACGCTCGGAGCACCTGCAGAGGAAGGCGTTGCccgggagtgggcggggcaaggggcggggcgggcggggcgaggggcggggagggcgggCCGGCTCCCTGGACGAGCTGGAAGAGTTCGCCCTGTCCTACAGCCAGCGGGGGCGACGGGGGGAGGCCAGGGGGCGGTGTGGCATTCAGCTGGAGTTGCGTGAgcagagggaggcggggggcgccccacacccccccaaaaagaGACACGGCGGCGCCCCCCCACCGGATGCctcccgggggcggggccagggcgaCGGCCGGGGAGAGGGGGACACGCCCTCCAAGACCAGCTCTGGGAAGAGCAGCGACTGCTACCTCAGCTTATCGCCTAGCAACCAGCCCAAACAGGGGGTCCCCCTGCAACCCTACTGCAACACACGCCCTCCCCAGGACCCCACACGCACCCCACGCACCCCACGCACCCCAAAGGCGCACAGAGGAGAACACGGCAGCCACCAAAAAACC AACACTTGTCTCAAAAGAGACTCTCTTGTCGTGTGA